The Granulicella sibirica genome has a segment encoding these proteins:
- a CDS encoding tyrosine-type recombinase/integrase, with amino-acid sequence MSYNYPFRQRAHRERHLAAPFLEERNEYLNHLLQRGTSVPRVQSISRTLLSVIHFLRLDTDSAVTVHAIDDATKQWKESIEKSAKRKVSSVSFDDFRRAAINWMQYRNLLIETPKPSTPYGDLLPNYIFHIKVTRGMTAGSVKNYYHRVLWFLRWAEARREVFADITLQDVEQYIAEDCVPKVKLRTVVSCCGALRTFFRYAEREGLTANRIATGIIVPSVPRYDPNPRGPRWREVRMMISAASGEKSTDLRARAILLLLSVYGLRSSEVTRLSVDDIDWFDESILIRRAKHGGSQRFPLQYEVGDAILRYLRQGRPACECRSLFVTVHTPFRAIPVGALLTMVRRRAAALGIKSPQPGPRGLRHSCATQLLHKGHSLAEISDFLGHRNPMTVSVYAKSSSVALRKVAAFSLGGLR; translated from the coding sequence ATGAGTTATAACTACCCATTCAGGCAGAGAGCCCACCGGGAACGCCATCTTGCCGCTCCTTTTTTGGAAGAGCGCAACGAGTATCTAAACCACCTTTTGCAACGCGGCACCAGCGTGCCGCGAGTCCAGTCGATCAGCCGAACTCTGCTAAGCGTCATTCATTTTCTCCGACTGGACACCGATTCTGCGGTGACTGTGCATGCGATTGACGATGCGACAAAGCAGTGGAAGGAGAGCATTGAAAAATCTGCTAAACGAAAGGTCTCCTCGGTCTCGTTCGACGATTTCAGAAGGGCGGCGATCAATTGGATGCAGTATCGCAACCTTCTCATTGAAACTCCGAAGCCATCAACGCCTTACGGCGATCTCCTCCCGAACTACATCTTCCATATCAAGGTGACGCGCGGTATGACGGCGGGTAGCGTCAAAAACTACTACCACCGAGTCTTATGGTTCTTGCGGTGGGCCGAGGCACGGCGCGAGGTGTTCGCTGACATTACGCTTCAGGACGTCGAGCAATACATCGCGGAAGATTGCGTACCTAAGGTGAAGCTGAGGACGGTCGTGTCCTGTTGCGGCGCTTTACGCACGTTCTTTCGTTATGCGGAACGAGAAGGTTTGACCGCAAACCGGATCGCAACTGGCATCATCGTTCCGTCTGTACCGAGATACGATCCCAACCCGCGAGGTCCGCGTTGGCGTGAGGTACGCATGATGATTAGCGCGGCCTCTGGAGAAAAATCGACCGATCTCCGAGCAAGGGCCATATTGCTACTGCTCTCCGTATACGGATTGCGCAGCAGTGAAGTAACAAGACTGTCAGTCGATGACATTGATTGGTTTGACGAAAGCATTTTGATACGCAGAGCCAAGCATGGAGGAAGCCAGCGATTCCCGCTGCAATACGAAGTCGGAGACGCGATCTTGCGGTATCTAAGACAAGGCAGACCAGCTTGCGAGTGCCGAAGTCTCTTTGTGACGGTTCATACTCCCTTTCGAGCTATTCCTGTAGGTGCTCTGCTGACGATGGTGCGAAGACGAGCGGCAGCCCTTGGAATCAAATCACCGCAACCCGGACCCCGCGGCTTGCGTCACTCGTGCGCGACACAGCTCTTGCACAAAGGCCATTCATTGGCCGAGATTTCCGACTTCCTGGGACACCGAAATCCGATGACGGTCAGCGTCTATGCGAAGTCCTCTTCGGTTGCCTTACGTAAGGTCGCTGCGTTTAGCTTAGGTGGTTTGCGATGA